In Nostoc sp. CENA543, a single genomic region encodes these proteins:
- a CDS encoding DUF4351 domain-containing protein, whose protein sequence is MEIVTSWMEKGIERGIEQGEQKIVKRQLKRRFNNIDSTLESRIDSLSVEQIENLADAIFDFQSVEDIINWLDQQN, encoded by the coding sequence ATGGAAATTGTCACCAGTTGGATGGAAAAGGGAATTGAAAGAGGAATTGAACAAGGGGAACAAAAGATTGTTAAAAGACAACTAAAACGTCGCTTTAATAATATTGATTCTACGTTAGAAAGCCGGATTGATTCTTTATCTGTAGAGCAAATAGAAAATCTAGCAGATGCGATTTTTGATTTCCAATCTGTAGAAGACATCATCAATTGGCTAGACCAACAAAATTGA
- a CDS encoding putative toxin-antitoxin system toxin component, PIN family — MNHKLIVIDTNVLLSAALSPDGTARKALNKAYKQFKIAQSEETYQELKTRIYKAKFDKYISNEDRQYFLDAVKKYSQFIEVNSQLNTCRDPDDNKFLELAEDSNAEFLITGDKDLLILKDLPEYQNQIITPSDFLAID, encoded by the coding sequence ATGAATCATAAACTAATTGTCATTGACACCAATGTTTTACTTAGTGCTGCTTTGAGTCCAGATGGAACAGCCCGTAAAGCTCTCAATAAAGCTTATAAACAATTCAAAATTGCTCAAAGTGAGGAAACTTATCAAGAATTGAAGACACGCATTTACAAAGCTAAGTTTGATAAATATATCTCAAATGAAGACCGACAATATTTTTTAGATGCAGTTAAGAAATACAGTCAATTTATAGAAGTTAACTCTCAACTAAACACTTGTAGAGATCCAGATGATAACAAATTTTTAGAACTTGCTGAAGACTCTAATGCCGAGTTTTTAATCACAGGTGATAAAGACCTTTTAATACTCAAGGACTTACCCGAATATCAAAATCAGATTATTACACCAAGTGACTTTCTCGCCATTGATTAA